From the genome of Chromatiales bacterium, one region includes:
- a CDS encoding cytochrome c5 family protein — MHQEDKDFMAKFMMVLGILVLLAVVIFLLARLVTKVDEGTGAGGESSMRQAAIEERLQPIGTVVSGEKQTGPVVRAPEDIYAQVCAACHDTGAVGAPKVGNKGDWAPRISKGMDTLVSHAINGFNAMPARGGDSSLSDEDVKKVVEFMVGKSK; from the coding sequence GTGCATCAAGAAGACAAAGATTTCATGGCGAAGTTCATGATGGTACTGGGCATTCTCGTGCTGCTGGCCGTCGTGATCTTCCTGCTGGCCCGTCTGGTGACGAAGGTCGATGAAGGCACCGGCGCCGGTGGCGAGAGCAGCATGCGCCAGGCTGCCATCGAGGAACGCCTGCAGCCGATCGGCACCGTGGTCTCCGGCGAGAAGCAGACCGGTCCGGTCGTGCGTGCTCCGGAAGATATCTACGCCCAGGTCTGCGCCGCCTGTCACGACACCGGTGCGGTGGGGGCCCCCAAGGTCGGCAACAAGGGTGACTGGGCCCCGCGTATCTCCAAGGGCATGGATACCCTGGTCTCGCACGCGATCAACGGCTTCAATGCCATGCCCGCGCGGGGCGGCGATTCCAGCCTGAGCGACGAGGACGTGAAGAAGGTCGTGGAGTTCATGGTCGGCAAGTCGAAGTAA
- a CDS encoding MarR family transcriptional regulator, translated as MNQDIPQDRVDRALAEWQLACPDLDLSASAVTLRLVLLGRYIEQQAKTSFAPFDIQPWEFDVLATLRRKGEPYELSAGELARSVLMTCSGMTHRLDRLQARGLVERAASPSDRRQVLVRLTPAGCELVDTAVQRRAESARRLMGLFSTEEAAHLTGDLRRLLIALEQGGECCEAPS; from the coding sequence ATGAATCAGGATATCCCACAGGATCGCGTCGACCGGGCACTGGCCGAATGGCAGCTGGCGTGCCCCGACCTCGACCTCTCGGCATCGGCCGTCACTCTGCGGCTCGTGTTGCTCGGGCGCTATATCGAGCAGCAGGCCAAGACCAGCTTCGCCCCCTTCGACATCCAGCCCTGGGAATTCGATGTGCTGGCCACCCTGCGGCGCAAGGGGGAGCCCTACGAGCTCTCGGCCGGGGAACTGGCGCGCAGCGTGCTCATGACCTGCAGCGGCATGACACACCGGCTCGACCGTCTCCAGGCCCGCGGGCTGGTGGAGCGGGCCGCCTCCCCCAGCGACCGCCGCCAAGTACTGGTGCGCCTGACGCCGGCCGGTTGCGAGCTGGTCGATACGGCGGTGCAGCGGCGTGCCGAGTCCGCCCGGCGGCTGATGGGCCTGTTCTCGACGGAGGAGGCCGCGCACCTGACGGGCGATCTGCGTCGTCTGCTCATCGCCCTGGAGCAGGGTGGGGAGTGTTGCGAGGCGCCGTCCTAG
- the ccoN gene encoding cytochrome-c oxidase, cbb3-type subunit I, which yields METYNYRVVRQFAVMTVVWGIVGMLVGVYIAAQLRWPELNFDIPWLTYSRLRPLHTNAVIFAFGGSALFATSYYVVQRTCHARLFSDRLAGFTFWGWQAVIVLAAITLPLGITTSKEYAELEWPIDLLITVVWVSYAIVFFGTIMKRKVKHIYVANWFYGAFILTVALLHVVNSAALPITLTKSYSVYPGAIDAMVQWWYGHNAVGFFLTAGFLGMMYYFVPKQAGRPVYSYRLSVVHFWALIAIYMWAGPHHLHYTALPDWAQSLGMVMSLVLLAPSWGGMINGMMTLSGAWHKLRDDPILRFLIVSLSFYGMSTFEGPMMSIKTVNALSHYTDWTIGHVHSGALGWVVMVSVGSLYVLIPQLFGRERMYSTRLIEWHFWTTTIGVVLYIVSMWIAGVMQGLMWRAVNADGTLTYSFTESLVRMYPYYTVRFIGGVLVVFGMFLMAYNVWKTIAAGRADEAPVPQPA from the coding sequence ATGGAGACCTATAACTACCGGGTGGTGCGCCAGTTCGCCGTGATGACGGTGGTCTGGGGTATCGTCGGGATGCTCGTCGGTGTCTATATCGCGGCCCAGCTGCGCTGGCCGGAACTCAATTTCGACATACCCTGGCTCACCTACAGCCGCCTGCGGCCGCTGCATACCAATGCGGTGATCTTCGCCTTCGGCGGCTCGGCGCTGTTCGCCACCTCCTACTACGTGGTGCAGCGCACCTGCCACGCCCGTCTGTTCTCGGACAGGCTGGCCGGGTTCACCTTCTGGGGCTGGCAGGCGGTCATCGTGCTGGCGGCCATCACCCTGCCTCTGGGCATCACTACCAGCAAGGAATACGCCGAGCTGGAGTGGCCCATCGACCTGCTGATCACCGTGGTGTGGGTGTCCTACGCCATCGTGTTCTTCGGCACGATCATGAAGCGCAAGGTGAAGCACATCTACGTGGCCAACTGGTTCTACGGCGCCTTCATCCTCACCGTGGCCCTGTTGCACGTCGTCAACAGCGCGGCCTTGCCGATCACCCTGACCAAGTCCTATTCGGTCTATCCCGGTGCCATCGATGCCATGGTGCAGTGGTGGTACGGACACAACGCGGTGGGCTTTTTCCTCACCGCGGGCTTCCTCGGCATGATGTACTACTTCGTGCCCAAGCAGGCCGGGCGGCCCGTGTATTCCTATCGCCTGTCGGTGGTGCACTTCTGGGCGCTGATCGCCATCTACATGTGGGCCGGCCCGCATCACCTGCACTACACGGCGCTGCCGGATTGGGCGCAGTCGCTCGGCATGGTGATGTCGCTGGTACTGCTGGCCCCGTCCTGGGGCGGGATGATCAACGGCATGATGACGCTGTCGGGCGCCTGGCACAAACTGCGCGACGACCCGATCCTGCGCTTCCTCATCGTCTCGCTGTCGTTCTACGGCATGTCGACCTTCGAGGGCCCGATGATGTCGATCAAGACCGTGAATGCCCTCTCGCATTACACCGACTGGACCATCGGACACGTGCATTCCGGCGCACTCGGCTGGGTGGTGATGGTTTCGGTGGGCTCGCTCTACGTGCTCATCCCGCAGCTCTTCGGTCGTGAGCGCATGTACAGCACCCGGCTCATCGAGTGGCACTTCTGGACCACCACCATCGGCGTGGTGCTGTACATCGTCTCCATGTGGATCGCGGGCGTCATGCAGGGCCTGATGTGGCGTGCGGTGAATGCCGACGGCACGCTCACCTACAGCTTCACCGAGTCGCTGGTGCGCATGTACCCCTACTACACGGTGCGCTTCATCGGTGGCGTGCTGGTGGTGTTCGGCATGTTCCTCATGGCCTACAACGTGTGGAAGACGATTGCCGCGGGCAGGGCCGACGAGGCCCCCGTGCCGCAGCCGGCGTGA
- the ccoP gene encoding cytochrome-c oxidase, cbb3-type subunit III, with amino-acid sequence MSAFFHWWVIVITVINLLGCWWLIRFSARSGPAAAGTENTTGHVWDGLREYNNPLPRWWLWMFYLTLIFAVIYFILYPGLGNFQGVLGWSQTQQYEEEMAQADATYGPIFAQYANQEIAAVAADPEARQMGQNLFLTYCSQCHGSDARGAPGFPNLADDEWLWGGDAQAIKTSILHGRSGVMPPFGAALGEQGVKEVAAYVVSLSGREADPQLVAAGQQHFMMCAACHGADGKGNTAMGAPDLTNNVWLYGGSLGVIEKTIREGRNGQMPAHEEFLGEEKVHILAAYVYGLSRQ; translated from the coding sequence ATGAGTGCGTTCTTTCACTGGTGGGTCATCGTCATTACGGTCATCAATCTGCTGGGCTGCTGGTGGCTGATCCGGTTCAGCGCCCGCTCGGGACCGGCAGCGGCCGGTACCGAGAACACCACCGGCCACGTATGGGACGGACTGCGTGAATACAACAACCCGTTGCCGCGCTGGTGGTTGTGGATGTTCTATCTCACGCTGATCTTCGCCGTGATCTATTTCATCCTCTACCCGGGGCTTGGCAACTTCCAGGGCGTACTCGGCTGGAGCCAGACGCAGCAGTACGAGGAGGAGATGGCGCAGGCGGATGCCACCTATGGCCCGATCTTCGCCCAGTACGCGAACCAGGAGATCGCCGCGGTGGCGGCCGACCCGGAGGCGCGGCAGATGGGGCAGAACCTGTTTCTGACCTATTGCTCGCAGTGTCACGGCTCGGATGCCCGCGGGGCGCCGGGCTTCCCGAACCTGGCCGACGACGAGTGGCTCTGGGGCGGTGATGCGCAGGCCATCAAGACCTCCATCCTGCACGGGCGCAGCGGCGTGATGCCGCCGTTCGGTGCCGCACTCGGCGAGCAGGGGGTGAAGGAGGTGGCCGCCTACGTGGTCAGCCTGAGTGGGCGCGAGGCCGACCCGCAGCTGGTTGCCGCCGGCCAGCAGCACTTCATGATGTGCGCGGCCTGTCACGGTGCCGATGGCAAGGGCAACACCGCGATGGGTGCTCCCGATCTCACCAACAACGTCTGGCTGTATGGCGGTTCGCTGGGCGTGATCGAGAAGACCATTCGCGAGGGGCGCAACGGCCAGATGCCGGCCCACGAGGAATTCCTGGGCGAGGAGAAGGTGCACATCCTCGCCGCCTACGTGTACGGCCTCAGCCGGCAGTAA
- a CDS encoding cbb3-type cytochrome c oxidase subunit 3: MDGATFHSIYTVVLLVIFIGIVIWAWSGRRKRDFDEASRLPLEDEQSSRKREED, from the coding sequence ATGGACGGAGCAACCTTTCACAGCATCTACACCGTCGTATTGCTGGTCATTTTCATCGGCATCGTGATCTGGGCCTGGAGCGGCCGGCGCAAGCGCGACTTCGACGAGGCCTCGCGTCTGCCGCTCGAGGACGAGCAGTCATCCCGCAAGCGGGAGGAGGATTGA
- a CDS encoding efflux RND transporter periplasmic adaptor subunit: MKRLLIVLALFVAIFGPIAAWKAFSFHMMNKMLSQPQPPAVIAATEVREETWQPALEAVGSLVAENGITVTTEMAGKVAEIRSPSGSLVAKGDVLLTLDDSVERAALAALRADARLARVKFDRAADLLPKRAISQAEYDERQAAWESAEALAEAEAARIKRMTIRAPFSGQLGIVEVSLGEYLQPGDPIVSLQALDPIFVDYTLPERYFPRLAVGQTVNLSVDALPDETFTGQVSALESGIDAGTRTIKVRATLANPEGRLRPGMFAEVQTVEGREERVLTVPRTAVSFNTYGDFIFVIEAGEGEGALVARRRQVTTGESREGHVVITRGVEAGERVVRAGLVKLRDGQAVTIDNSVELDDAGITQE, from the coding sequence ATGAAGCGCCTGCTGATCGTCCTCGCCCTGTTCGTCGCCATCTTCGGCCCCATCGCGGCCTGGAAGGCCTTCTCCTTCCACATGATGAACAAGATGCTCTCGCAGCCCCAGCCACCGGCGGTGATCGCCGCCACGGAGGTACGCGAGGAGACCTGGCAGCCTGCGCTCGAGGCGGTCGGCAGCCTGGTCGCCGAAAACGGCATCACGGTGACCACCGAGATGGCGGGCAAGGTGGCCGAGATCCGTTCGCCCTCGGGCTCGCTGGTGGCGAAGGGCGATGTGCTGCTCACCCTGGATGATTCCGTGGAGCGCGCCGCGCTGGCGGCGCTGCGCGCGGATGCCCGTCTGGCCCGGGTGAAGTTCGACCGGGCCGCCGACCTGCTGCCCAAGCGCGCGATCTCCCAGGCCGAATACGACGAGCGCCAGGCCGCCTGGGAATCCGCCGAGGCCCTGGCCGAGGCGGAAGCCGCGCGCATCAAGCGCATGACCATCCGCGCCCCCTTCAGCGGCCAGCTCGGCATCGTCGAGGTCAGCCTCGGCGAGTACCTGCAGCCCGGCGACCCCATCGTCAGCCTGCAGGCACTGGACCCGATCTTCGTCGACTACACCCTGCCCGAACGCTATTTCCCGCGCCTGGCCGTCGGCCAGACCGTGAACCTGTCGGTCGACGCCCTGCCCGACGAGACCTTCACCGGGCAGGTGAGTGCGCTGGAGTCCGGCATCGATGCCGGTACCCGCACGATCAAGGTCCGTGCCACGCTGGCCAATCCCGAAGGGCGGCTGCGCCCGGGCATGTTCGCCGAGGTGCAAACCGTCGAAGGCCGCGAGGAGCGCGTGCTCACCGTGCCGCGCACGGCCGTGAGCTTCAACACCTACGGCGACTTCATCTTCGTCATCGAAGCCGGTGAAGGCGAGGGCGCACTCGTGGCCAGACGGCGCCAGGTGACCACCGGCGAATCCCGCGAGGGTCACGTCGTGATCACCCGGGGCGTGGAGGCCGGCGAGCGCGTGGTGCGCGCGGGGCTGGTCAAGCTGCGCGACGGCCAGGCCGTGACCATCGACAATTCCGTTGAACTCGACGACGCCGGGATCACCCAGGAATGA
- a CDS encoding efflux RND transporter permease subunit, whose translation MKFTDIFIQRPVLATVVSLLILLVGLRSLGLLDVRQYPEMQNTVVTVTTAYPGANSELIQGFITTPLQQAIAEADGIDYLFATSSQGVSTIEAHMQLNYDPNAAVAEIQAKVASQRNVLPQAAESPVIDATTGDSTALMYVAFFSDEVPRPQVTDYVLRVVQPQLQALPGVAKAELYGQQFAMRIWLDPKRMAALDITAEEVADVLRENNYQAGIGATKDKYVSIVLTANTDVSNVEDFNKLVVRNEGGALVRLRDIARIELGGESYDSTAWYKGVPAAFIGIQPAPGANPLTVANLVNEEIPQIRAQLPDGIDVRIPYDASRFIEDSIDEVYKTIGEAVIIVLLVIFLTLGSWRAAIVPAVAVPLSLIGAAFIMLALGYSLNLLTLLSMVLAIGLVVDDAIIVVENIHRHIEEGMSRFDAAIQGARELAVPIIAMTTTLLAVYAPIGFMGGLIGTLFTEFAFTLTAAVLISGVVALTLSPMLSAKVLKPHGSEGRFEQQVERVFNWLSDRYLRLLRGNLNKILPTVVFGIGVLASNYFMFVTAKPELAPDEDQGIIFYMANAPRTATLDYHEAYARDIQNRFEEFPEYNDSFMILGMTPDTTFGGFKMVADSERERSQGEVLPQLQQALAGVAGYSTAAFPRPSIPGSSGGLPVQFVLTSDRPHEEIAGYADQIIGKAMQSGQFMFLKKSVDIDRPVITIDIDRDRAGDLGISMGEIGRSLGAMLGGGYVNRFNLEGRSYKVIPQVEREFRLTAEMLKDYYVRSGNGELVPLSTIASLERGVEPSNRTQFQQLNSITVEGVPFPGVTLGTALDYLETTAADILPRGYGTDYRGSSRQYAQESGGLIVTLFLALIVIYLVLAAQFESWRDPLIVMVSVPLATAGALIFITLGFWAMSVNIYTQVGLITLIGVIAKHGILIVEFANQLQIRDGLSKREAVEQAAAIRLRPIIMTSIALIVAMIPLLLATGPGAVSRFHIGLTIVAGLGIGTLFTLFVLPAFYLLIARDHSKLRAQAS comes from the coding sequence ATGAAATTCACCGACATCTTCATCCAGCGCCCGGTACTGGCCACCGTCGTCAGCCTGCTGATCCTGCTCGTGGGCCTGCGCTCCCTCGGCCTGCTCGACGTGCGCCAGTACCCGGAGATGCAGAACACCGTGGTCACGGTCACCACGGCCTATCCCGGTGCCAATTCCGAGCTGATCCAGGGCTTCATCACCACGCCGCTGCAGCAGGCCATTGCCGAGGCCGACGGCATCGACTACCTGTTCGCCACCAGTTCGCAGGGGGTCTCGACCATCGAGGCCCACATGCAGCTCAACTACGACCCGAACGCCGCGGTCGCCGAGATCCAGGCCAAGGTCGCCAGCCAGCGCAACGTACTGCCGCAGGCGGCCGAGAGCCCGGTGATCGACGCCACCACCGGCGACTCCACCGCGTTGATGTACGTGGCCTTCTTCAGCGACGAGGTGCCGCGCCCGCAGGTCACCGACTACGTGCTGCGCGTGGTGCAGCCCCAGCTGCAGGCCCTGCCGGGCGTGGCCAAGGCCGAGCTCTATGGCCAGCAGTTCGCCATGCGCATCTGGCTGGACCCCAAGCGCATGGCCGCGCTGGACATCACCGCCGAGGAAGTCGCCGACGTACTGCGTGAAAACAACTACCAGGCCGGCATCGGCGCCACCAAGGACAAGTACGTCTCCATCGTGCTCACGGCCAACACCGACGTGAGCAACGTCGAGGACTTCAACAAGCTGGTGGTGCGCAACGAGGGCGGCGCGCTGGTGCGCCTGCGCGACATCGCCCGCATCGAGCTGGGCGGCGAGAGCTACGATTCCACCGCCTGGTACAAGGGCGTGCCCGCCGCCTTCATCGGCATCCAGCCCGCACCGGGCGCCAACCCGCTCACGGTCGCCAACCTCGTCAACGAGGAGATCCCGCAGATCCGCGCGCAACTGCCGGACGGCATCGACGTCCGCATTCCCTACGATGCGAGCCGCTTCATCGAGGACTCCATCGACGAGGTCTACAAGACCATCGGCGAGGCGGTGATCATCGTCCTGCTGGTCATCTTCCTCACCCTGGGCTCCTGGCGCGCGGCCATCGTCCCGGCCGTGGCCGTGCCGCTGTCGCTGATCGGCGCGGCCTTCATCATGCTCGCCCTGGGCTACTCGCTGAACCTGCTCACCCTGCTGTCCATGGTGCTCGCCATCGGCCTGGTGGTGGACGATGCCATCATCGTGGTGGAAAACATCCACCGCCACATCGAGGAAGGCATGAGCCGCTTCGATGCCGCCATCCAGGGGGCGCGCGAACTGGCCGTGCCCATCATCGCCATGACCACCACCCTGCTGGCAGTCTACGCGCCCATCGGCTTCATGGGCGGGCTCATCGGCACCCTGTTCACCGAGTTCGCCTTCACCCTCACCGCCGCCGTGCTCATCTCCGGCGTGGTCGCGCTCACGCTCTCGCCCATGCTCTCGGCCAAGGTGCTCAAGCCACATGGCAGCGAGGGACGTTTCGAGCAGCAGGTCGAGCGCGTCTTCAACTGGCTGTCGGACCGCTACCTGCGCCTGCTGCGCGGCAACCTCAACAAGATCCTGCCCACCGTGGTGTTCGGCATCGGCGTGCTGGCCTCGAACTACTTCATGTTCGTCACCGCCAAGCCCGAGCTCGCGCCCGACGAGGACCAGGGCATCATCTTCTACATGGCAAACGCGCCACGCACCGCCACGCTGGACTACCACGAGGCCTATGCGCGCGACATCCAGAACCGCTTCGAGGAGTTTCCCGAGTACAACGACAGCTTCATGATCCTGGGCATGACACCGGACACCACCTTCGGCGGCTTCAAGATGGTGGCCGACAGCGAGCGCGAGCGCTCGCAGGGCGAGGTCCTGCCCCAGCTGCAGCAGGCCCTGGCCGGTGTGGCCGGCTACAGTACTGCCGCCTTCCCGCGCCCGAGCATCCCGGGCTCGAGCGGCGGCCTGCCGGTGCAGTTCGTGCTCACCTCCGACCGGCCGCACGAGGAGATCGCCGGGTACGCCGACCAGATCATCGGCAAGGCCATGCAGAGTGGCCAGTTCATGTTCCTGAAGAAATCGGTGGACATCGACCGCCCGGTGATCACCATCGACATCGACCGTGACCGTGCCGGAGACCTGGGCATCAGCATGGGCGAGATCGGCCGCAGCCTGGGTGCCATGCTGGGCGGCGGCTACGTGAACCGCTTCAACCTGGAGGGTCGCAGCTACAAGGTCATCCCCCAGGTCGAGCGCGAGTTCCGCCTCACCGCCGAGATGCTGAAGGACTACTACGTGCGCTCGGGCAATGGCGAGCTGGTGCCGCTATCCACCATCGCCAGCCTCGAGCGCGGTGTGGAACCCTCGAACCGCACCCAGTTCCAGCAGCTCAACTCCATCACCGTGGAAGGCGTGCCCTTCCCGGGCGTGACCCTGGGTACCGCGCTGGACTATCTCGAGACCACCGCCGCGGACATCCTGCCGCGCGGTTACGGCACCGACTACCGGGGTTCGTCGCGCCAGTACGCCCAGGAGAGCGGCGGCCTGATCGTGACCCTGTTCCTCGCACTGATCGTCATCTACCTAGTACTGGCCGCACAGTTCGAGAGCTGGCGCGATCCGCTCATCGTCATGGTATCGGTGCCGCTCGCAACGGCCGGGGCACTCATCTTCATCACCCTGGGCTTCTGGGCCATGAGCGTGAACATCTACACCCAGGTGGGACTCATCACCCTGATCGGCGTGATCGCCAAGCACGGCATTCTCATCGTCGAGTTCGCCAACCAGCTGCAGATCCGCGACGGACTCTCGAAACGCGAGGCCGTGGAACAGGCCGCCGCCATCCGACTGCGCCCCATCATCATGACCTCCATCGCGCTGATCGTGGCCATGATCCCGCTGCTGCTGGCGACCGGACCGGGCGCAGTCAGCCGCTTCCACATCGGCCTGACCATCGTCGCCGGCCTGGGTATCGGCACGCTGTTCACCCTGTTCGTGCTGCCGGCCTTCTACCTGCTCATTGCCCGCGATCACAGCAAGCTGCGCGCACAGGCCAGCTGA
- the ccoO gene encoding cytochrome-c oxidase, cbb3-type subunit II, whose protein sequence is MSHEIVEKNVGLMAVLILVVVSFGGLAEIVPLFFMQSTTEPVEGLKPYSALQLEGRDIYVREGCYTCHSQMIRPFRAETERYGHYSVAGEFVYDHPFQWGSKRTGPDLARVGGRYSDEWHRVHLINPRDVVPESNMPGFPWLEERVIDHEVTPKKLAAMRTLGVPYSDAEIEGAAQAVEGKTEMDALIAYLQVLGTAIKQR, encoded by the coding sequence ATGAGTCATGAAATCGTTGAGAAGAACGTCGGGCTGATGGCCGTGCTCATCCTCGTGGTGGTGAGCTTCGGTGGCCTGGCGGAGATCGTGCCACTGTTTTTCATGCAGTCCACCACCGAGCCTGTGGAAGGGCTCAAGCCCTACAGCGCACTGCAGCTGGAAGGACGCGACATCTACGTGCGTGAAGGTTGCTATACCTGCCATTCGCAGATGATCCGGCCCTTCCGGGCCGAGACCGAGCGCTACGGTCATTATTCGGTGGCCGGCGAGTTCGTCTACGACCATCCCTTCCAGTGGGGCTCCAAGCGCACCGGGCCGGACCTGGCGCGCGTGGGCGGTCGCTATTCGGACGAGTGGCATCGCGTCCATCTGATCAATCCGCGCGATGTGGTGCCCGAATCCAACATGCCGGGCTTCCCCTGGCTGGAGGAACGCGTCATCGATCACGAGGTCACGCCGAAGAAGCTGGCGGCCATGCGCACCCTCGGTGTGCCCTACAGCGATGCCGAGATAGAAGGGGCTGCGCAGGCGGTGGAAGGCAAGACCGAGATGGATGCCCTGATCGCCTATCTGCAGGTGCTGGGCACCGCCATCAAGCAGCGGTGA